The proteins below come from a single Deinococcus radiodurans R1 = ATCC 13939 = DSM 20539 genomic window:
- a CDS encoding right-handed parallel beta-helix repeat-containing protein produces MTVLTISQDTLVMLPDGATGGTVQISYNGTTVGPVVASGDDQGRAVIVQGRLAKLTALDGKSPLQIAGREAGGRLPARVTLRIYPAGSATVAPIILSGLPVGSPDAPGIWDLSNIDDASGGMDVITPAERTSLALLKERGLLAAERAEGASAVAVAAEGKASAAISNLNSSVSSAATQAAQQAMQGTQREWADIKRDTAQTASQLSQQQEGNNAQTAMNIGRRTALKVALIGAAAGLYNVVSGQEAGQVWEVKEEGGAPVRRPELEAATQQQLGALNSPDLDAALASTSLAPRHIIGGLRGGTFDLVADDTPADGGIVVLRQDGRKLRRQVSPDGVMALEWWGVTPDAGDNDQAALDAWSSYANAHGGKFALLPGTEAVGHVKLQRPQRPVHIVGYGAKLIGTDTKRPVFEAYLAFQGGSIAGLMVRHQGIGTAPPANHSDSRRTPGGHGILITHGADWAVNSCMVSQVASMGILLIGVNGYTISNCNVDVCMGDGIHSCYGAARGTITGNNVRFTGDDGIPVVSYLTWPENDWNLDYAQGGSAAPLCHDITIVGNTVQHAGSRGMIVAGGARINLTGNIVDTTYAAGIFILKDDVYKTHGVTQVTLSGGQVYGAGRHADGEASGTHGISLIGDVADVTVDGVMVSNAKGHGVYVEVPGSIDVRGVTVFGNAGDGLLAAQGQVQVSGTFRGNGGRGVSALGAALLKLNGALVQENQQVGVGAGGASRVSLLNCDIENNGVEAGDTQIEAGDTAAVSLVGGRVRGKKIYGVVANTGTSVRCLGVDLEGAGTELNAVAAPNATLVTRNCFGIADTPAA; encoded by the coding sequence ATGACCGTACTTACCATCAGCCAGGACACGCTCGTCATGTTGCCGGACGGGGCGACGGGCGGAACTGTGCAGATCAGCTACAACGGCACCACCGTGGGGCCGGTAGTCGCTTCCGGGGATGACCAGGGCCGCGCCGTGATCGTGCAAGGGCGTCTTGCCAAGCTCACTGCGCTGGACGGCAAGAGCCCCCTGCAAATTGCAGGTCGGGAGGCCGGGGGCCGGCTGCCTGCCCGCGTGACCCTGCGCATCTACCCGGCAGGTTCCGCGACTGTGGCGCCGATCATCCTGTCCGGCCTGCCCGTGGGCTCGCCCGATGCGCCGGGCATCTGGGACCTGAGCAACATCGATGACGCCAGTGGTGGGATGGACGTGATCACGCCAGCAGAGCGGACCAGCCTGGCGCTGCTCAAAGAGCGGGGGCTGTTGGCTGCTGAGCGGGCTGAAGGTGCCTCTGCTGTGGCTGTAGCTGCTGAGGGTAAGGCCAGCGCGGCCATCAGCAACCTGAACTCCAGTGTCAGCTCGGCGGCCACCCAGGCGGCGCAGCAGGCGATGCAGGGAACGCAACGGGAATGGGCCGATATCAAGCGCGATACCGCGCAGACCGCGTCTCAGCTCTCTCAGCAGCAGGAAGGCAACAATGCCCAGACTGCTATGAACATCGGACGCCGCACCGCTCTCAAAGTCGCCCTCATTGGTGCGGCGGCGGGCCTCTATAACGTCGTCAGCGGCCAGGAGGCCGGGCAAGTCTGGGAAGTCAAGGAAGAGGGCGGCGCCCCTGTGCGCCGCCCAGAGCTTGAGGCCGCCACCCAGCAGCAGCTCGGCGCGCTGAACTCTCCCGATCTTGACGCGGCCCTTGCCAGCACCAGTCTGGCCCCCCGGCACATTATTGGGGGCCTGCGCGGTGGCACGTTCGATCTGGTCGCAGACGACACGCCCGCAGACGGCGGTATCGTTGTGCTCCGTCAGGATGGCCGCAAGCTCCGTCGCCAGGTGTCACCTGACGGCGTCATGGCCCTGGAATGGTGGGGTGTTACTCCTGACGCGGGCGACAATGACCAGGCTGCCCTGGATGCCTGGAGCAGTTACGCAAACGCCCATGGCGGCAAGTTTGCCCTGCTGCCTGGGACAGAGGCGGTGGGCCACGTCAAACTCCAGCGCCCTCAGCGCCCGGTCCACATCGTGGGTTACGGTGCCAAGCTGATTGGCACCGACACGAAGCGGCCTGTGTTCGAAGCGTACCTGGCTTTCCAGGGGGGGTCTATTGCCGGACTGATGGTGCGTCACCAGGGCATTGGCACGGCGCCTCCGGCCAATCATTCCGACTCCCGCCGCACCCCTGGGGGCCACGGGATTCTCATTACACACGGCGCGGATTGGGCGGTGAACAGCTGCATGGTCAGCCAGGTTGCCAGCATGGGAATCCTGCTCATCGGCGTGAACGGCTATACCATTTCCAACTGCAACGTCGACGTGTGCATGGGGGACGGCATCCACTCCTGTTACGGTGCCGCTCGCGGCACCATCACGGGCAACAACGTCCGCTTCACTGGAGATGACGGAATTCCGGTCGTCAGCTACCTGACCTGGCCCGAGAACGACTGGAACCTGGACTATGCCCAGGGGGGCAGCGCTGCCCCCCTCTGCCACGACATCACAATTGTTGGGAATACCGTTCAGCACGCGGGTTCACGCGGCATGATCGTGGCCGGGGGAGCACGCATCAACCTGACCGGCAACATCGTCGACACGACCTATGCCGCAGGCATCTTCATCCTGAAGGACGACGTTTACAAGACGCATGGGGTCACGCAAGTGACGCTCAGCGGTGGGCAGGTGTACGGTGCAGGACGACATGCCGATGGCGAGGCATCTGGTACACACGGCATCTCTCTAATTGGCGACGTGGCCGATGTCACGGTAGACGGGGTGATGGTCAGCAACGCCAAAGGCCACGGCGTCTATGTCGAGGTTCCAGGGAGCATCGATGTTCGCGGCGTCACGGTCTTCGGGAATGCGGGAGACGGCCTGCTCGCCGCTCAGGGCCAGGTTCAGGTGTCGGGCACCTTCCGGGGGAATGGTGGCCGGGGCGTCTCTGCTCTGGGTGCAGCGCTCCTGAAACTCAACGGTGCCCTGGTGCAGGAAAATCAACAGGTAGGCGTTGGGGCCGGTGGGGCGTCGCGGGTGAGCCTACTCAACTGCGACATTGAAAACAACGGTGTAGAAGCGGGGGACACCCAAATCGAAGCAGGGGACACGGCTGCCGTGTCCCTGGTGGGTGGTCGTGTCCGCGGCAAAAAGATTTACGGCGTGGTTGCCAACACGGGGACCAGTGTGCGCTGCCTGGGCGTAGACCTTGAGGGGGCCGGTACGGAACTCAATGCCGTGGCGGCGCCCAACGCGACACTGGTGACGCGGAACTGCTTTGGGATTGCAGATACGCCTGCGGCTTAG
- a CDS encoding glycoside hydrolase family 19 protein translates to MKTILAPDHVRMVAPACKDPVLVAALLQPVLDTYAISATPERVGMFLAQWAHESNFNCLAENLSYSAQRLTQVWPNRFPTLAAAKPFASNPRALANRVYNGRMGNRPGSDDGWLYRGQGWPQLTGRDNYAYYTRLTGVDLVGNPGQMMTPEISALVCGAFWQQAGCNALADQGDMVSITRKINGGQNGLDDRLARYRKVIGALRSAPKVDSAPPIPALPPKVPPPAPAPAVTRRVVLSRFGGDFEDISDARVQITGAQSVVINATDPEKVQVRVE, encoded by the coding sequence GTGAAGACAATTCTCGCTCCAGACCACGTCCGCATGGTGGCCCCGGCCTGCAAAGACCCGGTGTTGGTCGCCGCCCTTCTCCAGCCGGTGCTCGATACCTACGCCATCAGCGCCACCCCCGAGCGCGTGGGCATGTTTTTGGCTCAATGGGCTCATGAATCGAACTTCAACTGCCTTGCCGAGAACCTCAGCTACAGCGCCCAGCGGCTGACCCAGGTGTGGCCGAACCGCTTTCCCACTCTGGCGGCAGCCAAGCCTTTTGCGAGCAACCCGCGCGCCCTGGCCAACCGGGTCTACAACGGGCGCATGGGCAACCGGCCCGGCAGCGACGACGGCTGGCTCTACCGGGGTCAGGGCTGGCCGCAGCTCACCGGACGCGACAACTACGCCTACTACACCCGGCTGACCGGCGTGGATCTGGTGGGCAATCCGGGGCAGATGATGACGCCCGAGATCTCGGCGCTTGTCTGCGGGGCCTTCTGGCAGCAGGCGGGGTGTAACGCCCTGGCCGACCAGGGTGACATGGTCAGCATCACTCGCAAGATCAACGGCGGACAAAACGGCCTGGATGACCGCCTCGCCCGGTACCGCAAGGTGATCGGGGCATTGCGCTCGGCGCCGAAGGTAGACAGCGCGCCGCCGATTCCCGCCCTGCCGCCCAAAGTGCCGCCGCCCGCCCCTGCGCCGGCAGTCACCCGCCGGGTGGTGCTGAGCCGCTTTGGGGGCGACTTCGAAGACATCTCTGACGCCCGGGTGCAGATCACGGGCGCACAGTCTGTGGTGATCAACGCCACGGACCCCGAAAAGGTACAGGTGAGGGTGGAATGA
- a CDS encoding type IIL restriction-modification enzyme MmeI: protein MHPQEFADTWSRRALKATERDSYVQHWLDLCQLLHHEAPGADPDYKFERRVTKVGTKDKGFADVFKKAHFITEYKRPGSDLGAALQQATLYSRDLGNPPLLLTSDFQRIEINTAFTGTSPKSYLITLDDIAENRVVGGNDVPALQILHSALHQPYDLDPRLFRERITTDATRQVGLVARRLGEREGRTRAAHMMMRVVFALFAEDTGMLERGIVTRLLERARLHPEKTSSTSRTCSEP, encoded by the coding sequence ATGCACCCCCAGGAGTTCGCGGACACCTGGTCGCGCCGCGCCCTCAAGGCCACCGAGCGCGACTCTTACGTTCAACATTGGCTGGACCTCTGCCAGCTGCTGCACCACGAGGCACCAGGGGCAGATCCCGACTACAAGTTCGAGCGCAGGGTCACGAAGGTCGGCACAAAGGACAAAGGGTTTGCCGACGTCTTCAAGAAGGCCCACTTCATCACAGAGTACAAGCGGCCCGGCAGCGACCTCGGCGCGGCGCTTCAGCAGGCCACCCTCTATTCCCGTGACCTGGGCAATCCGCCACTGCTTCTGACATCCGATTTTCAGCGCATCGAGATCAACACGGCGTTCACGGGAACCAGTCCCAAGAGCTACCTGATCACCCTTGACGACATTGCAGAGAACCGGGTAGTCGGCGGCAACGACGTGCCAGCGCTCCAGATTCTTCATTCGGCTCTACATCAGCCGTACGATCTCGACCCGCGCCTCTTCCGGGAGAGGATCACGACGGACGCGACCCGGCAGGTCGGTCTCGTGGCGCGGCGACTGGGCGAACGCGAGGGCCGGACCAGGGCTGCGCACATGATGATGCGGGTCGTCTTCGCGTTGTTCGCAGAGGACACTGGCATGCTCGAGCGCGGGATCGTGACGCGGCTGCTGGAACGCGCGCGGCTCCACCCGGAGAAGACCAGCTCTACTTCCAGGACCTGTTCGGAGCCATGA
- a CDS encoding class I SAM-dependent DNA methyltransferase — MKGGGEFWGTDIRHFNGGLFDSEDALALTSEDAAALIIAAKLDWSEVEPSIFGTLFENSLDVDTRSRRGAHYTSVNDIERIVDRVVMEPLWAEWDALRLSLPELKKNVRLERLFAFQDRLTAVRILDPACGSGNFLFVALKKLLDLEYQVRMAAVMNDIGEFEMPPLVHPQQMLGIEIETFAHELASITLWMGYFQWKRAHGGHWETPILQRLDNIQNRDALLNPDGTEATWPRADFIVGNPPFLGDKMMRSQLGEAYTTQLRETFKDRLPGQSDLVCYWPEKARALIEAGVTTRAGFVTTNSIRGGKNRVVLERIKATGDLFMAWPDEPWQQNGAAVRVSLFGFDNGTETLRTLNDGHVGVINADLNAGTDVKQAQKLPENAGVSFIGTQKGGAFDIPGDLARSWLSVPNPDRVSNADVLKPWVNGMDLTRRPSGRWIIDFAQMDEGEARQYLQPMAYVEQKIRPERATNSDRPSRERWWLHQRSRPELREATIELDRFIGIPRVAKHLLPVWLPEGTLPDSQVVVIARDDDFIFGVLASTIHRSWARMQGTYMGVGNDLRYTPSTCFETFPVPAPTDEQRAEIEKWAKYIVQLREHLLNQDAKGTLTGIYNQLEKLRNSPDAAHPVSALATAHDKLDQAVATAYGWEWPLNEDQVLERLLALNLERCPA; from the coding sequence ATGAAGGGCGGCGGAGAGTTCTGGGGGACGGACATCCGACACTTCAACGGCGGCCTGTTCGACAGTGAAGACGCCCTGGCCCTGACCTCCGAGGACGCCGCGGCCCTGATCATCGCCGCCAAGCTCGACTGGTCGGAAGTGGAGCCAAGCATCTTCGGCACCCTGTTCGAGAACAGCCTCGACGTGGACACCCGCAGCCGACGCGGCGCGCACTACACCAGCGTGAACGACATCGAGCGGATCGTGGACCGCGTGGTGATGGAGCCACTGTGGGCCGAATGGGACGCCCTACGCCTGAGCTTGCCCGAGCTCAAGAAGAACGTGCGGCTCGAACGCCTCTTCGCCTTTCAGGACCGCCTGACCGCCGTGCGAATTCTCGACCCGGCCTGTGGCAGCGGGAATTTCCTGTTCGTGGCGCTGAAGAAACTGCTCGATCTGGAATATCAGGTTCGCATGGCGGCGGTGATGAATGACATCGGCGAATTCGAGATGCCGCCGCTCGTGCACCCGCAACAGATGCTGGGCATCGAGATCGAAACCTTCGCGCACGAATTAGCGAGCATCACCCTCTGGATGGGCTACTTTCAATGGAAGCGGGCGCACGGCGGGCACTGGGAAACGCCCATCCTGCAACGACTCGACAACATCCAGAACCGGGACGCCCTGCTGAACCCAGACGGCACCGAGGCCACCTGGCCCCGAGCCGACTTCATCGTCGGTAACCCGCCCTTCCTGGGGGACAAGATGATGCGCTCGCAACTCGGTGAGGCCTACACCACGCAGCTCAGGGAGACATTCAAGGACCGACTGCCCGGCCAGAGCGACCTGGTGTGCTACTGGCCGGAGAAGGCCCGCGCCCTGATCGAAGCAGGCGTGACCACCCGCGCCGGCTTCGTTACGACGAACAGCATCCGGGGCGGCAAGAACCGAGTGGTTTTGGAGCGGATCAAGGCCACCGGCGACCTGTTTATGGCCTGGCCTGACGAGCCGTGGCAGCAGAATGGCGCGGCCGTGCGTGTCAGTCTGTTCGGGTTCGACAACGGCACGGAAACGCTGCGGACGCTGAATGACGGGCATGTCGGCGTCATCAACGCGGACCTGAACGCTGGAACAGACGTCAAGCAGGCGCAGAAGCTGCCGGAGAACGCTGGAGTCAGCTTCATCGGGACCCAGAAGGGCGGCGCGTTCGACATTCCGGGCGACCTGGCGCGTTCATGGCTGAGCGTCCCGAATCCAGACAGGGTCAGTAATGCCGATGTTCTGAAGCCCTGGGTCAATGGCATGGATCTGACGCGCCGCCCCAGTGGCCGCTGGATTATCGACTTCGCGCAGATGGATGAGGGGGAAGCCAGGCAGTACCTGCAACCGATGGCCTATGTAGAGCAGAAGATCAGACCCGAGCGGGCAACGAACTCAGATCGTCCTTCACGGGAGAGGTGGTGGCTACACCAACGTTCGAGACCAGAACTTAGAGAAGCGACCATTGAATTAGACCGCTTCATCGGCATTCCCCGCGTTGCAAAGCACCTTCTTCCGGTCTGGCTGCCGGAAGGGACATTGCCCGACTCCCAAGTGGTCGTCATCGCCCGTGACGACGATTTCATCTTTGGGGTGCTGGCCTCGACGATTCACCGCTCATGGGCGCGCATGCAGGGGACGTATATGGGCGTGGGCAACGACCTGCGCTACACCCCCTCCACGTGCTTCGAGACCTTCCCCGTCCCGGCGCCTACCGACGAACAACGTGCCGAAATCGAGAAGTGGGCCAAGTACATCGTGCAGCTGCGCGAACACCTGCTAAACCAAGATGCAAAGGGGACCCTGACTGGCATCTACAACCAGCTGGAGAAGCTGCGGAATTCACCCGACGCGGCTCACCCGGTCAGCGCGCTGGCAACAGCCCACGACAAGCTTGATCAGGCGGTGGCCACTGCTTACGGCTGGGAGTGGCCCCTGAACGAAGATCAAGTGCTGGAACGGCTGCTGGCGCTCAACTTGGAACGGTGCCCGGCTTAG
- a CDS encoding LLM class flavin-dependent oxidoreductase — MAPLISVLDLTPVSTGQQPGEALRHTLELAEVADSYQYTRFWIAEHHNSGAFVSAATEILIALAAARTGRIRVGSGGVMLPNHSPLKVAENFMSLEALFPGRIDLGLGRAPGTDGRTALALRRSREALAADDFPTQIALLRAFAGETPWPAGSVFDGVLAEPRGVKLPPLWILGSSLYGAQLAGELGVGYAFAYHFSQEDPAVAVQTYHRHFRPGPLAEPYAILGVNALAAPTEDEARDLSLTSAALSLGILSGQRGVLRSPEEARQWLQEMDTDPAKLLKKARIGTPEQVWASLQELGESTGAQEMLVTTYAHDPLKRQQSYRLLAQAAGMTPQKEA; from the coding sequence ATGGCTCCTCTTATTTCTGTTCTCGACCTGACGCCGGTCAGTACCGGCCAGCAGCCGGGCGAAGCGCTGCGGCACACGCTGGAGTTGGCGGAAGTTGCCGATTCGTATCAATACACAAGGTTTTGGATTGCCGAGCATCACAACAGTGGCGCTTTCGTCAGCGCGGCCACCGAAATCTTGATCGCGCTCGCCGCTGCCCGGACAGGCCGGATCCGCGTCGGCTCGGGCGGCGTCATGCTGCCCAACCACTCGCCGCTGAAGGTGGCCGAGAACTTTATGAGTCTGGAAGCGCTGTTTCCGGGCCGTATTGACCTCGGCCTGGGCCGCGCGCCCGGCACCGATGGACGCACGGCACTGGCGCTGCGGCGCTCGCGGGAAGCGCTGGCCGCCGACGATTTTCCCACCCAGATCGCGCTGCTGCGGGCCTTTGCCGGGGAAACACCCTGGCCCGCCGGGTCGGTGTTTGACGGCGTGCTGGCCGAGCCGCGCGGTGTGAAGCTGCCGCCGCTGTGGATTCTGGGCTCAAGCCTCTACGGGGCGCAGCTCGCCGGGGAACTGGGGGTCGGGTACGCGTTCGCCTACCACTTCAGTCAAGAAGACCCCGCCGTGGCCGTGCAGACCTACCACCGGCATTTCCGCCCCGGCCCGCTCGCCGAGCCCTACGCCATCCTCGGCGTCAATGCGCTGGCAGCCCCCACCGAGGACGAAGCCCGTGACCTTTCGCTGACCTCGGCGGCGCTCTCGCTCGGCATCCTCAGTGGACAGCGCGGGGTGCTGCGCTCGCCCGAAGAGGCCCGGCAGTGGCTGCAAGAGATGGACACCGACCCCGCCAAACTGCTGAAAAAAGCCCGCATCGGCACGCCGGAGCAGGTCTGGGCCAGCTTGCAGGAACTCGGCGAAAGCACCGGCGCCCAGGAAATGCTGGTCACGACCTACGCCCACGACCCGCTTAAGCGCCAGCAGTCGTACCGGTTGCTCGCTCAGGCGGCGGGCATGACGCCGCAGAAGGAAGCCTAA
- a CDS encoding aspartate aminotransferase family protein has product MSNVFYRSSKPYPVAVRGEGVFLYDDAGRRYLDGSSGALVANIGHGRAEVGERMAAQAARLPFVHGSQFSSDVLEEYAGRLARFVGLPTFRFWAVSGGSEATESAVKLARQYHVERGEPGRFKVITRVPSYHGASLGSLAASGMGARRELYTPLMRPEAWPKLPKPDPARNGAEDAEGLRALLEREGPETVAAFMAEPVVGASDAALAPAPGYYERVRDICDEAGIIFIADEVMSGMGRCGSPLALSRWSGVTPDIAVLGKGLAAGYAPLAGLLAAPQVYETVMGGSGAFMHGFTYAGHPVSVAAGLSVLDIVEREDLTGAAKERGAQLLAGLQALQARFPQMMQVRGTGLLLGVVLGDLATGQAFETPGIASRIGAAALKRGLITYPGSGAEPNGRGDHLLLGPPLSITAAEVDELLALLAGALEDVLG; this is encoded by the coding sequence ATGTCCAACGTCTTTTACCGTTCCAGCAAGCCCTACCCCGTCGCCGTGCGTGGGGAGGGCGTTTTTCTTTATGACGACGCGGGCCGCCGTTATCTCGACGGCTCCTCGGGAGCGCTCGTCGCCAACATCGGGCATGGCCGCGCCGAGGTGGGGGAGCGCATGGCGGCGCAAGCGGCGCGGCTCCCCTTCGTGCACGGGTCGCAGTTTTCCAGCGACGTGCTGGAGGAGTACGCCGGGCGACTGGCCCGCTTTGTTGGGCTGCCAACCTTCCGTTTCTGGGCAGTGTCGGGCGGTTCGGAGGCCACCGAGAGCGCGGTGAAACTGGCGCGGCAATACCACGTCGAGCGCGGCGAGCCGGGGCGCTTCAAGGTCATCACCCGCGTGCCGAGTTACCACGGCGCCTCGCTGGGCAGTCTCGCGGCGAGCGGGATGGGGGCGCGGCGCGAGCTGTATACCCCGCTGATGCGCCCGGAAGCCTGGCCCAAGCTGCCCAAGCCTGACCCGGCACGGAACGGGGCCGAGGACGCCGAGGGCCTGCGCGCCCTGCTCGAACGCGAAGGACCGGAGACCGTCGCTGCGTTCATGGCCGAGCCGGTGGTGGGGGCCTCCGACGCGGCGCTCGCTCCTGCCCCCGGCTACTACGAGCGGGTGCGCGACATCTGCGACGAGGCGGGCATCATCTTCATCGCCGACGAGGTGATGAGCGGGATGGGCCGCTGCGGGTCGCCGCTGGCGCTCTCGCGCTGGAGCGGGGTCACGCCCGACATCGCCGTGCTCGGCAAGGGGCTCGCCGCCGGGTATGCGCCGCTGGCGGGCCTGCTCGCCGCGCCGCAGGTGTACGAGACGGTCATGGGCGGCTCGGGGGCCTTCATGCACGGCTTCACCTACGCCGGGCACCCGGTCAGCGTGGCGGCGGGCCTGAGCGTCCTCGACATCGTGGAACGCGAGGACCTGACGGGGGCGGCGAAGGAGCGCGGGGCGCAACTGCTCGCCGGGTTGCAGGCGTTGCAGGCGCGCTTTCCGCAGATGATGCAGGTGCGCGGCACCGGGCTGCTCCTCGGCGTGGTGCTCGGTGACCTCGCTACCGGGCAGGCGTTCGAGACGCCGGGCATCGCTTCACGTATCGGTGCGGCGGCCCTGAAGCGCGGCCTCATCACCTACCCCGGCAGCGGCGCCGAGCCGAATGGCCGGGGTGACCACCTGCTGCTCGGGCCGCCGCTGAGCATCACGGCTGCCGAGGTGGACGAACTGCTGGCCCTGCTCGCCGGGGCGCTGGAGGACGTGCTGGGCTGA
- the hpaH gene encoding 2-oxo-hept-4-ene-1,7-dioate hydratase, translating into MLTDEQIRDAAHRLQEAETNRRQIGHLSRQYPDITIEDAYRVQDAWVSHKLAQGRRVYGHKIGLTSRAMQKSSNINEPDYGVLLDDMVFAEGSEIPAGRFIVPRVEVELAFLLDKDLSGPHCTVFDVLGATAYVFPAIEIIDARIQQLDPETKATRKVFDTISDNAANAGIVTGGRPVRPFDFDLRWLGALLYKNGVIEETGVAAGVLNHPANGVAWLANKYAAHGRRLEAGQVILAGSFTRPVEADPGDVFHADYGPLGGVTLRFGR; encoded by the coding sequence ATGCTGACCGACGAACAGATCAGGGACGCCGCCCACCGCTTGCAGGAGGCGGAAACGAACCGCCGGCAAATCGGGCACCTGTCCCGGCAATACCCCGACATCACCATCGAGGACGCCTACCGCGTGCAGGACGCCTGGGTCAGCCATAAGCTGGCGCAGGGGCGGCGGGTGTACGGCCACAAGATCGGCCTCACCTCGCGCGCCATGCAGAAATCGAGCAACATCAATGAACCCGATTACGGCGTGCTGCTCGACGATATGGTGTTCGCCGAGGGGAGCGAGATTCCCGCCGGACGTTTCATCGTGCCGCGCGTGGAAGTCGAACTCGCCTTCCTGCTCGACAAAGACCTGAGCGGCCCGCACTGCACGGTGTTCGACGTGCTCGGCGCGACGGCTTATGTGTTTCCGGCCATCGAAATCATCGACGCCCGGATTCAGCAGCTCGACCCGGAGACGAAGGCCACCCGCAAGGTCTTCGACACCATTTCCGACAACGCCGCCAACGCGGGCATCGTGACCGGCGGGCGCCCGGTGCGGCCTTTCGATTTCGACCTGCGCTGGCTGGGCGCGCTGCTCTACAAAAACGGCGTCATCGAGGAAACCGGCGTGGCAGCGGGCGTCCTGAACCACCCGGCGAACGGCGTGGCGTGGCTGGCGAACAAGTACGCCGCGCACGGGCGACGGCTGGAAGCGGGGCAGGTCATCCTGGCCGGGTCGTTTACCCGCCCGGTGGAAGCTGACCCCGGCGACGTGTTTCACGCCGACTACGGGCCGCTGGGCGGGGTGACGCTGCGCTTCGGGCGCTAG
- a CDS encoding arsenate reductase ArsC → MKRVLILCTHNSARSQMAEGLSREAARRAGLDLDVHSAGTEATRVKDEARAVMAELGIDLSEHTSKTLHDVPDPQNFDYVITVCDSANDACPVYPGHTERRHYPFRDPSGGSLERWREVRDQMQAQFGAFVDALTAGREAPASYEASPAVSA, encoded by the coding sequence GTGAAGCGTGTCCTGATTCTCTGCACCCACAATTCCGCCCGCTCGCAGATGGCCGAGGGCCTGAGCCGCGAGGCCGCCCGCCGCGCCGGGCTCGACCTCGACGTGCATTCCGCCGGCACCGAGGCCACCCGCGTCAAGGACGAGGCCCGCGCAGTGATGGCCGAACTCGGCATCGACCTCTCCGAGCACACGTCCAAAACGCTGCACGACGTGCCGGACCCGCAGAACTTCGATTACGTCATCACGGTGTGTGACAGCGCCAATGACGCCTGCCCGGTGTATCCCGGCCACACCGAGCGCCGCCACTATCCCTTCCGCGACCCCTCGGGCGGCAGCCTGGAGCGGTGGCGCGAGGTGCGCGACCAGATGCAGGCGCAGTTCGGCGCCTTCGTGGACGCGCTGACGGCGGGGCGTGAGGCACCGGCCAGCTACGAGGCGAGCCCAGCGGTCAGCGCCTGA
- a CDS encoding metallophosphoesterase family protein has product MKIAVFGDVHGNRFALEAVVADIERCEPDAWVNLGDQLFGGADPAGAWALQRRLREHSGAFEVRGNTDERLGEALTPDTDKLGMLTWLHATLPQGAGKHVSSLPTSATLAGGAVLAGHGTPSDPWEYLLRDGEEWASDELVMQRLGDVGEARVVIVGHSHLEHLRQIGALTVVNCGAVSRQKDGSPLARWVLLEGEGDAWNVTFRRVPYDVEAAARWAEAHAQGGAQEARQLRTGRDRRSGN; this is encoded by the coding sequence ATGAAAATCGCTGTTTTCGGAGACGTACACGGCAACCGCTTTGCGCTGGAAGCGGTGGTGGCCGACATCGAGCGCTGTGAGCCGGACGCCTGGGTCAACCTGGGCGACCAGTTGTTTGGCGGAGCCGACCCCGCAGGCGCCTGGGCCTTGCAGCGGCGGCTGCGTGAGCACTCCGGTGCCTTTGAAGTGCGCGGCAACACCGACGAGCGCCTCGGCGAAGCGCTGACACCCGACACCGACAAACTCGGGATGCTGACTTGGTTGCACGCCACCCTGCCGCAGGGCGCCGGCAAGCACGTGAGTTCCCTGCCGACCAGCGCGACTCTGGCGGGCGGCGCGGTGCTCGCCGGGCACGGCACGCCCAGTGACCCCTGGGAATACCTGCTGCGCGACGGCGAAGAGTGGGCGAGCGACGAACTCGTCATGCAGCGGCTGGGGGACGTGGGAGAAGCCCGCGTGGTCATCGTCGGCCACTCGCACCTCGAGCATCTCCGGCAAATCGGGGCGCTCACGGTGGTCAACTGCGGCGCGGTCAGCCGGCAAAAAGACGGCTCGCCCCTCGCCCGCTGGGTGCTGCTGGAGGGCGAGGGGGACGCCTGGAACGTCACCTTCCGCCGGGTGCCCTACGACGTGGAAGCGGCGGCGCGCTGGGCCGAAGCCCACGCCCAGGGCGGCGCGCAGGAAGCCCGGCAACTGCGGACCGGGCGCGACCGCCGGAGCGGGAACTGA